One Streptomyces sp. 840.1 genomic window, GGCGAAGTACGTGTCCAGCTTCTTGGCCAGACCGTCCCGGCCGCCGTACAGGTTCGCCAGGCCCTTGCTGTCCTGCGGGGCGGTGAACGCGTAGCCCCAGCCGTTGGTCTCCGTGTAGTCGTAGCCCCACACGCGCGGGTCGTACCGGTCGGACGGCAGCCGCCAGTCGCCCTTGGCGTCCTTGCCCTGGAAGAAGCCCGCCTTGTCGTCGAACAGCTCCACGTAGTTGCGGGCCCGGTTCATGAAGTACTCGGACTCGTCCTTGTAGCGCTGCTTGTGCGTCTTCTTGTAGAGGGCCTGGCCCATCTGCGCGATGCCGTAGTCGTTGACGTAACCCTCCATCGACCAGGACATGCCCTCGTGGGTCGTGGTGTCGGCGTACCCGACGAACGGGGACGTCTCCATGCCCTTGCGGCCGACGCCGGAGGACGGCGGGACGACCGTGGCGTTCTTCAGGGCCGCGTCGTACGCCGCCTCGGCGTCGAACTTCACGCCCTTGACGTAGGCGTCGGCGAACGCGACGTCCGAGGAGGTGCCGGTCATCAGGTCCGAGTAGCCGGGCGAGGACCAGCGGGAGATCCAGCCGCCGTCCTTGTACTGCTGGACGAAGCCGTCCACCATCTCGCCGGCCTTCTTCGGGGTGAGGAAGGAGTACGCCGGCCACGTCGTGCGGTAGGTGTCCCAGAAGCCGTTGTTGACGTACACCTTGCCGTCGACGATCTTCGCGCCGGTGTGGGTCGGGGTGTCCGAGCCGACCTGCGGGGAGAACGGCGAGGCGTACTTGTCCTTCTTCCCGACCTTCTCGAAGCCCGAGTTCGGGTAGAGGTAGAGCCGGTACATGCTGGAGTACAGCGTGGTCAGCTGGTCGGTGGTCGCGCCCTCGACCTCGACCTTGCCCAGCAGGTCGTCCCAGGCGCCCCGGGCCTTGTTCTCGACCCGGTCGAAGGAGCGCGAGGCCGGGATCTCGGCGGCCAGGTTCTGCTTCGCCTGGTCGATGCTGATCAGCGAGGTGGCCAGGCGCAGGTTGACGGTACGGTCCTTGCCCGCGTCGAAGCGGAGGTAGCCGGTCACGTCGTCACCGCCGCCGCCGGAGAGCTTGCCGCTGCCGGTGACGCGCGCGTCGAAGACGCCGTAGACGAACAGCCGGGTGGCACCGGTCGAGCCGCCGCTCTTCACGTCCGAGAAGCCGGTGAAGGAGCTCGTCTTCGGGTCGAGGGTGAGCCCGCCGTCGTTGGAGACGTTGTCGAAGACCATGCTCGCGTCCTTGCCCGGATACGTGAACCGCATCCGTGCCGCGTGGTCGGTCGGCGTCATCTCGGCCTTGAGGCCGTTCTCGAACGTGACCCCGTAGTAGTGGGGCCTCGCCGTCTCGTTGTCGTGCTTGAACGGCAGCGCGCGTGTCTTGCGGTCGGCGTCCGGGGTGCCGGACGCGACCGACGGCATCAGCTGGAAGGTCTGCCGGTCGCCCATCCAGGGGCTCGGCTCATGACTCGCGCTGAAGGCCTGCATGGTGGGCAGGTTGTCGTCGTTGTTCCCGCTCGCGTAGTCGTACAGCCAGCTGGTCGATCCGGCGTTGGTGACCGGGGTCCAGAAGTTGAAACCGTTGGGGACGGCGGTGGCGGGGAAGTTGTTGCCCCGGGAGAAGCTGCCGCTGGAGTTGGTGCCCCGGACGGTCGAGGCGTAGTCCGAGAGGTGCGCCTTGCGCTTCTCGGGGGCCTTCGGCGCGATCTTGACGTCGTCGATCCAGCCCTGGAACTTCGACGGGCCCTTGGGGGAGTCGTACGCGACGAGGATCCGGTCGACCGTCTTGCCCGCGGCGACCGTGCCGATCGTTGCGTCGACCTTGTTCCACTGGTTGACGTACAGCCGCTTGGCGTCGGCCTGGCCCTGCGGGGTCAGCAGGCCGCCGTTGGAGTCGGTGGCGCGCAGCTCGCTCAGGTACGTGCCGTCGGTGAACGCCAGGTCCACGGCTACGTGGGTGGCCGGGTAGGACAGGTCCGTCTCGCCCATCTGGGGGTAGACCAGGTAGGAGAGTTCGGTGTCCCGGGTGACGGCGGTGTTGACGTCGAAGACCTTGTTGTACGAGTAGCCCCGCCCGTCCGCCTTGTGCGTTCCGGCGTAGCGCAGCGCCTTCTTCCCGGTGAAGCCGGCGCCGGCCTTGGCGGTGGGGGAGCCGGCGGGGCCCCGGTCGATCTGGCTGCGCATGTCGTCGGGGGCCGGGGTGGAGGTGTTCCCGTCGGAGAACTGGACGTCGGCGAGCTGGGTCGCGTCGCCGGCGCCGTTGTTCTTCGTGATGTCCAGGCGGAAGTGCTGGT contains:
- a CDS encoding GH92 family glycosyl hydrolase, with protein sequence MQPRHGSRKRQNGTAALIAASLILVVTAPTAAAAQSAGSAEKGHRPPGDRTFSSSFEEDEKQPDWRNTVEEGPDGKKRTSGIDGGFSAGIPGNVTDKVTDVRASDENTGGGEVKENLVDGESGTKWLSFKPTAWAEFDLSEPVKVVTYALTSADDHDERDPKDWTLQGSEDGKTWTDLDSRTGQTFSERFQTKSYDFTADKAYQHFRLDITKNNGAGDATQLADVQFSDGNTSTPAPDDMRSQIDRGPAGSPTAKAGAGFTGKKALRYAGTHKADGRGYSYNKVFDVNTAVTRDTELSYLVYPQMGETDLSYPATHVAVDLAFTDGTYLSELRATDSNGGLLTPQGQADAKRLYVNQWNKVDATIGTVAAGKTVDRILVAYDSPKGPSKFQGWIDDVKIAPKAPEKRKAHLSDYASTVRGTNSSGSFSRGNNFPATAVPNGFNFWTPVTNAGSTSWLYDYASGNNDDNLPTMQAFSASHEPSPWMGDRQTFQLMPSVASGTPDADRKTRALPFKHDNETARPHYYGVTFENGLKAEMTPTDHAARMRFTYPGKDASMVFDNVSNDGGLTLDPKTSSFTGFSDVKSGGSTGATRLFVYGVFDARVTGSGKLSGGGGDDVTGYLRFDAGKDRTVNLRLATSLISIDQAKQNLAAEIPASRSFDRVENKARGAWDDLLGKVEVEGATTDQLTTLYSSMYRLYLYPNSGFEKVGKKDKYASPFSPQVGSDTPTHTGAKIVDGKVYVNNGFWDTYRTTWPAYSFLTPKKAGEMVDGFVQQYKDGGWISRWSSPGYSDLMTGTSSDVAFADAYVKGVKFDAEAAYDAALKNATVVPPSSGVGRKGMETSPFVGYADTTTHEGMSWSMEGYVNDYGIAQMGQALYKKTHKQRYKDESEYFMNRARNYVELFDDKAGFFQGKDAKGDWRLPSDRYDPRVWGYDYTETNGWGYAFTAPQDSKGLANLYGGRDGLAKKLDTYFATPETAGPEFVGSYGGVIHEMTEARDVRMGQYGHSNQVAHHVTYMYDAASQPYKTQEKVREVLGRLYTGSEIGQGYHGDEDNGEQSAWYLFSSLGFYPLVMGSGEYAIGSPLFTKTTVHLENGHDLVVRAPKNSAKNIYVQGLRVNGKKWTSTSLPHDLLAKGGVLDFDMGPKPSAWGTGKDAAPVSITKDDKVPAPKKDVLKGSGALFDNTSATSATVTTVELPVPSATNAVQYTLTSGAADKAPSGWVVQGSPDGTTWKDLDRQSGQSFAWDKQTRAFTVKSPGSYAHYRLVLDGEATLAEVELIS